From one Planktothrix agardhii NIES-204 genomic stretch:
- a CDS encoding ABC transporter related — protein MSDSKTEPLMILKGVGKSYQQPNGQEIPILNNINLELRRGEIIALLGPSGSGKSTLMRIIAGLIYPTQGQVLCHGKPLIGINPGVAIVFQSFALYPWLTVLENVELGLKAGGFPVAWRQQKALKMIDIIGLDGFENAYPKELSGGMRQRVGFARALAVEPELLCMDEPFSALDVLTAENLRIELLDLWLEKRIPTQAILIVTHGIEEAITLADRVIVLGRNPGRIRANLSIKLSHYRDRKSASFQALVDQVYKILTNPELETIEPQTTVKNTLNKYQSLPYVRIGSIAGLLELLEDRQNPDLYRLGQELQLDVDDLLPILEAAKFMDLIEIREGDFNLKPIALEFIQGNIDQRKQIIRQQLLSHIRLVQQIYTLCQSKQNRRIPEDLVLDVLNNHFSPKEAQRQLNTAIDWGRYAELYAYDEPSGEIFLETSDFSSTTPEV, from the coding sequence ATGAGTGATTCCAAAACAGAACCTTTAATGATCCTCAAAGGCGTTGGTAAATCCTATCAACAGCCCAATGGTCAAGAAATTCCGATTCTCAATAACATTAACTTAGAATTGCGCCGGGGCGAAATCATCGCTTTATTAGGGCCTTCTGGTTCAGGAAAATCCACCTTAATGCGAATAATTGCCGGGTTAATTTATCCAACCCAAGGACAAGTCCTCTGTCATGGAAAACCATTAATTGGAATTAATCCCGGGGTAGCAATTGTCTTCCAAAGTTTTGCCCTTTACCCTTGGTTAACGGTTTTAGAAAATGTCGAATTAGGATTAAAAGCCGGGGGATTTCCTGTAGCCTGGCGACAACAAAAAGCCCTAAAAATGATCGATATTATTGGTTTAGATGGATTTGAAAATGCTTATCCCAAAGAACTATCAGGGGGAATGCGACAACGGGTTGGATTTGCTAGGGCTTTAGCCGTTGAACCGGAATTATTATGTATGGATGAACCTTTCTCCGCTTTAGATGTTTTAACCGCAGAAAACTTGCGAATTGAACTGTTAGATTTGTGGTTAGAAAAACGTATTCCTACCCAAGCAATTTTAATTGTAACTCATGGGATTGAAGAAGCGATCACCTTAGCAGATCGGGTAATTGTTTTAGGTAGAAATCCTGGGCGAATTCGGGCAAATTTATCAATTAAATTAAGTCATTATCGCGATCGCAAAAGTGCAAGTTTCCAAGCCTTAGTCGATCAAGTTTATAAAATTCTCACCAACCCAGAATTAGAAACCATAGAACCTCAAACAACCGTTAAAAATACTCTGAATAAATATCAATCTTTACCCTACGTCCGCATTGGTTCTATTGCGGGTTTATTAGAACTTTTAGAAGATCGACAAAATCCTGATTTATATCGTTTAGGGCAAGAACTGCAACTGGATGTTGATGATTTACTCCCCATTTTAGAAGCCGCAAAATTTATGGATTTAATCGAAATTCGAGAAGGAGATTTTAACCTAAAACCAATCGCCCTAGAGTTTATTCAGGGAAATATTGACCAGCGAAAACAAATTATTCGTCAACAATTACTGAGTCATATTCGCCTAGTTCAACAAATCTATACCCTTTGTCAATCTAAACAAAATCGTCGTATTCCCGAAGATTTAGTCTTAGATGTTCTGAATAATCATTTTAGTCCTAAAGAAGCGCAACGACAGTTAAATACAGCCATTGACTGGGGACGTTATGCAGAACTTTATGCCTATGATGAACCCAGTGGAGAAATCTTTTTAGAAACATCTGATTTTAGTTCAACAACACCGGAGGTATAA
- a CDS encoding DNA methylase N-4/N-6 domain protein, with protein MEESQPARKVKLSIHPLEFKLISNPNQQDIITSEKNWHNTIILGDCSKVLQKIPSNIVDLIVTSPPYADSRKKTYGGINPDDYVQWFLPISKQLYRVLKEDGTFIINIKEKVVNGERHNYVIKLILEMQQQGWLWTEEYIWHKKNSYPGKWPNRFRDAWERCLQFNKQKKFKMYQERVMVPMGDWAKTRLKNLSEIDQIRDNSKVESGFGKNVSNWLGRTMVYPTNVLHLATECSNKSHSATFPKSLPSWFIQLFTEPGDTVFDPFLGSGTTAMVAKELGRRYIGIEIKEEYYQGALINIEKTLFNCQNQSFNCINQTQEVNNIAMSESNHQIYSKYLIENILNPFYDKRFEKLRQLQIRDIIKRKNPYLFKAKNIELAGEFVKSIVDAFLSSQEETIFGNLLEGFAIYISETLYGGVKSTLNSIDLEFERGGIYYIVGIKSGISWGNSDQINRMKDNFKKARMILRERGITQEIVAVNGCMYGKDKNPLKANQDPDKVYFKYAGQDFWNFISEDDNLYQEMIVPIDIEAKKKDEIFKATYSAKINEMTQEFMRYFMKNNQIDWIKLVDYVSKREDVKLESLEAQLSLDLELEESYDLEE; from the coding sequence TTGGAAGAAAGCCAACCTGCGAGGAAAGTTAAATTGAGTATTCACCCTTTAGAATTCAAACTAATATCAAATCCCAATCAGCAGGATATAATTACCTCTGAAAAAAATTGGCACAACACAATTATTTTAGGTGATTGCTCGAAGGTTTTGCAGAAAATTCCTTCTAATATAGTAGATCTGATTGTAACATCTCCTCCCTATGCAGATAGCCGGAAGAAAACCTATGGCGGGATTAATCCAGATGATTATGTTCAATGGTTTCTTCCCATTTCTAAACAACTGTACAGAGTTTTAAAAGAAGATGGAACATTTATTATTAATATCAAAGAAAAAGTTGTTAATGGAGAAAGGCATAACTACGTTATTAAGTTAATTTTAGAAATGCAACAACAAGGATGGTTATGGACAGAAGAATATATTTGGCACAAAAAGAATAGCTATCCTGGTAAATGGCCTAATCGTTTTCGTGATGCTTGGGAACGTTGTCTACAGTTCAATAAGCAGAAAAAATTCAAAATGTATCAAGAAAGGGTTATGGTTCCTATGGGAGATTGGGCTAAAACTCGCTTAAAAAATTTGAGTGAAATTGATCAAATACGGGATAATTCTAAGGTCGAAAGTGGATTTGGCAAAAATGTATCTAATTGGTTGGGACGGACAATGGTTTATCCTACCAATGTTTTACATTTAGCAACGGAATGCAGCAATAAAAGTCACAGTGCTACATTTCCTAAATCTCTGCCTTCATGGTTTATTCAATTATTTACAGAACCAGGAGATACGGTTTTTGATCCCTTTTTGGGTTCGGGAACAACTGCGATGGTAGCGAAAGAGTTAGGTAGACGTTATATTGGTATTGAGATTAAAGAAGAATATTATCAGGGGGCTTTAATTAATATAGAAAAAACCCTATTTAATTGTCAAAATCAAAGTTTTAATTGTATCAATCAAACACAAGAAGTTAATAATATAGCCATGAGCGAATCGAATCATCAAATTTATTCTAAATATCTAATTGAGAATATTTTAAACCCCTTCTATGACAAACGATTTGAAAAGTTGAGACAACTTCAGATTAGAGATATTATTAAGCGTAAAAATCCTTATTTGTTTAAGGCTAAAAATATTGAATTGGCAGGAGAATTTGTAAAGAGTATTGTCGATGCTTTTCTATCTTCCCAAGAAGAAACAATTTTCGGAAATTTATTAGAAGGTTTTGCTATATATATCTCAGAAACACTATACGGAGGAGTTAAATCAACTCTTAATAGTATTGATTTGGAATTTGAGAGAGGAGGAATTTATTATATTGTTGGGATTAAATCAGGAATAAGCTGGGGTAATTCCGATCAAATTAATCGAATGAAAGATAACTTTAAAAAAGCCAGAATGATTTTAAGAGAACGAGGAATAACTCAGGAAATTGTTGCTGTGAATGGTTGTATGTATGGAAAAGATAAAAACCCTTTAAAAGCGAATCAAGATCCAGATAAAGTATATTTTAAATATGCGGGCCAAGATTTTTGGAATTTTATCTCAGAAGATGATAATTTATACCAAGAGATGATTGTACCCATTGATATAGAAGCAAAGAAAAAAGATGAAATTTTCAAAGCAACTTATTCAGCTAAAATTAACGAAATGACGCAAGAATTTATGCGTTATTTTATGAAAAATAACCAGATCGACTGGATTAAATTAGTTGATTATGTTTCAAAGCGAGAAGATGTAAAATTAGAATCATTAGAAGCACAGTTGTCTTTAGATTTAGAATTAGAAGAATCTTATGATTTAGAAGAATAA